In Streptomyces sp. NBC_00448, the following are encoded in one genomic region:
- a CDS encoding response regulator — protein MAGASGRVLVVDDNRVIRQLIRVNLELEGFEVVTAADGAECLEIVHSVQPDVVTLDVVMPRLDGARTAMRLRADPRTRQVGIVMISAGNLPEAVSGPGGVDAYLAKPFEPALLVETVRRLVRRGPRPAEAPEEPGPPSGVPGERRADQPPDQPQDQAAATSGPGSGA, from the coding sequence GTGGCGGGAGCGTCCGGCCGGGTGCTTGTTGTCGATGACAACAGGGTGATCCGGCAACTGATCAGGGTCAACCTGGAGCTGGAGGGCTTCGAGGTGGTGACCGCGGCTGACGGTGCCGAGTGCCTGGAGATCGTGCACTCGGTGCAGCCGGACGTGGTGACGCTCGACGTGGTGATGCCCCGGCTGGACGGAGCGCGGACCGCGATGCGGCTGCGGGCGGACCCGCGGACGCGGCAGGTGGGCATCGTGATGATCAGCGCGGGGAACCTGCCGGAGGCGGTCAGTGGGCCCGGCGGGGTCGACGCGTATCTGGCGAAGCCGTTCGAGCCCGCGCTGCTCGTGGAGACGGTACGTCGGCTGGTCCGGCGCGGCCCCCGCCCGGCCGAGGCGCCGGAGGAACCCGGGCCGCCGTCCGGAGTGCCGGGGGAGCGCCGCGCGGACCAGCCGCCCGACCAGCCCCAGGACCAGGCCGCCGCCACCTCCGGACCCGGCTCCGGCGCCTGA
- the nrtL gene encoding ArgS-related anticodon-binding protein NrtL: protein MTPAELSRTVLTTVRRAVDAAELAVEVPEKVVVQRPPRPGCGDYATNVALQLAGPAGRTAREVAEILRRRLAREPGIAGVQIAGAGFLNITLSSRAYDVVVRRVREERERYGYGDGLADERVTVAATDGAVRGTLVAEVANVLLRAAGARPAAPDTPPEPLEVAEPATPADLSVTPADLSAAPAELSTGRTAPLTLATLESALGRDAARWALLRPPAEDVPRLDAPARAALLAQREANPLFRVRYAHARTRALLRNAHDLGMPADGEADTADTCTVEEAGPHPAPVDGGGPSPASPGVPSPSHHPAETELLGLIADFPRVVESAARRRGPDRVARHLERLADAFARFHDECGVLPKGDQKPSAVHAARLRLTDAAGIVLADGLHLLGISAPDRI from the coding sequence GTGACCCCCGCCGAGCTGTCCCGCACCGTCCTGACCACGGTGCGCCGTGCCGTGGACGCGGCCGAGCTGGCCGTGGAGGTGCCCGAGAAAGTGGTGGTGCAGCGGCCGCCCCGCCCCGGCTGCGGGGACTACGCCACGAACGTGGCACTCCAGCTGGCCGGGCCGGCCGGACGCACCGCCCGGGAGGTCGCGGAGATCCTGCGCCGCCGGCTCGCCCGGGAGCCCGGCATCGCGGGCGTGCAGATCGCGGGCGCCGGCTTCCTGAACATCACGCTCAGCTCGCGCGCGTACGACGTGGTGGTGCGCAGGGTCCGCGAGGAGCGCGAGAGATACGGGTACGGCGACGGGCTCGCCGACGAGCGGGTCACCGTGGCCGCGACCGACGGCGCCGTACGCGGCACGCTCGTCGCGGAGGTGGCGAACGTCCTGCTGCGGGCCGCCGGCGCACGCCCGGCCGCCCCGGACACCCCGCCCGAGCCCCTCGAAGTCGCCGAACCGGCCACCCCCGCCGATCTCAGCGTCACCCCCGCCGATCTCAGCGCGGCCCCCGCCGAACTCAGCACCGGCCGCACCGCCCCCCTCACCCTCGCCACCCTCGAATCCGCCCTCGGCCGCGACGCCGCCCGCTGGGCCCTGCTCCGCCCGCCCGCCGAGGACGTCCCGCGCCTGGACGCCCCCGCCCGCGCCGCCCTGCTCGCACAGCGCGAGGCCAACCCGCTGTTCCGGGTCCGCTACGCCCACGCCCGCACCCGCGCCCTGCTCCGCAACGCCCACGACCTGGGCATGCCGGCCGACGGCGAGGCGGACACGGCGGACACGTGTACGGTCGAAGAGGCCGGCCCGCATCCCGCTCCGGTCGACGGCGGCGGCCCTTCGCCGGCGTCCCCGGGCGTACCGAGCCCTTCGCACCACCCCGCGGAGACCGAACTCCTCGGCCTGATCGCCGACTTCCCGCGCGTGGTGGAGAGCGCCGCCCGCCGGCGGGGCCCCGACCGGGTCGCCCGGCACCTGGAGCGGCTCGCCGACGCGTTCGCCCGGTTCCACGACGAGTGCGGCGTACTGCCGAAGGGCGACCAGAAACCCTCGGCCGTCCACGCGGCCCGGCTCCGCCTCACCGACGCGGCGGGGATCGTGCTCGCGGACGGCCTGCACCTGCTCGGCATCAGCGCCCCCGACCGGATCTGA
- a CDS encoding FtsK/SpoIIIE domain-containing protein → MSRKAALTVVSGLVGNGAPPPQPRVPRRGPIRPTRGGFRLVVRLLPGQVPADFVKAAPAMAEAWQVHGVRVTSWRPGYVRLAASVADPLTMPRVLAQRDSGRLLSVAVGVLESGVAWVVDLRQIPHWLIVGATRSGKSTLINALVAGLARQLVALVGIDCKGGMELSLYESRLSALATNRAQAVRLLAALVDLTLDRMELCRSARVRNVWGLPTGEQPVPVVVIVDELAELFLVANRSEKDEAHAAGTALIRLAQLGAALGVFLVVAGQRVGSDLGPGVTALRAQLGGRVCHRVADPGTAEMALGDLNPDALKAAQAIRPDQAGTAVLASGDGWERARSLLVSETDAETTAAAHAHLTPQLPELRAAVNGPDSAKPGPTAVAVIERLDLDTEK, encoded by the coding sequence GTGAGCCGTAAGGCCGCGTTGACCGTCGTGTCCGGGCTCGTCGGGAACGGGGCACCCCCGCCGCAACCCCGAGTACCGCGCCGGGGACCGATTCGACCGACACGTGGCGGCTTCCGGCTCGTCGTACGCCTCCTGCCCGGCCAAGTGCCGGCGGATTTCGTCAAGGCCGCACCTGCGATGGCAGAGGCGTGGCAGGTGCACGGAGTGCGGGTCACGTCGTGGCGCCCCGGTTACGTACGGCTTGCCGCCTCGGTAGCCGATCCGCTCACCATGCCGCGGGTCCTGGCCCAGCGGGACAGCGGGCGACTGCTCAGCGTCGCTGTCGGCGTCCTGGAGAGTGGGGTCGCGTGGGTGGTCGACCTGCGCCAGATACCGCACTGGCTGATCGTCGGTGCCACCCGTTCCGGCAAGTCCACCCTGATCAATGCTCTTGTGGCGGGACTCGCTCGGCAACTGGTCGCCCTCGTGGGGATCGACTGCAAGGGCGGCATGGAACTGTCCCTCTACGAGTCGAGGTTGTCCGCGCTGGCTACCAACCGCGCACAGGCCGTACGACTCCTGGCGGCGCTGGTGGACCTCACGCTCGACCGTATGGAGCTGTGCCGTTCCGCTCGCGTGAGGAATGTGTGGGGCCTGCCGACCGGCGAACAGCCGGTGCCCGTGGTCGTGATCGTCGACGAGTTGGCGGAGCTGTTCCTCGTCGCCAACCGCAGCGAGAAGGACGAGGCGCACGCGGCCGGTACGGCGCTCATCCGCCTGGCTCAACTCGGTGCGGCCCTCGGGGTGTTCCTCGTGGTCGCGGGCCAGCGTGTCGGCTCCGACCTCGGGCCGGGAGTCACCGCGCTCCGTGCCCAGCTCGGTGGCCGGGTCTGCCATCGGGTCGCCGACCCCGGCACGGCAGAGATGGCCCTCGGGGACCTCAACCCGGACGCCCTCAAGGCGGCACAGGCGATCCGTCCCGATCAGGCCGGCACTGCCGTCCTCGCATCCGGCGACGGTTGGGAGCGGGCTCGCTCGCTCCTGGTGTCTGAGACGGACGCCGAAACGACCGCGGCCGCCCACGCCCACCTCACGCCGCAACTGCCCGAACTACGCGCCGCGGTGAACGGTCCCGACAGTGCCAAGCCCGGACCGACCGCCGTCGCGGTGATCGAACGCCTCGACCTCGACACCGAGAAGTGA
- a CDS encoding DUF2199 domain-containing protein codes for MNYSTVAPDVWHQSFADDPDSMLSSEQCVIKGQHFFIKGLVEIPVLGGDKSFSWGVWVSLSRDNYARAVERWNTPGREAEKPYFGWLTTELSLYSPSTLDLKTNAHTRPVGQRPFIELEPTDHPLAVEQRTGVTMDRVREIAEIALHPGVRH; via the coding sequence ATGAACTACTCGACCGTGGCTCCTGATGTGTGGCATCAGAGTTTCGCGGACGATCCGGACAGCATGCTCTCCTCCGAGCAGTGCGTCATCAAGGGCCAGCACTTCTTCATCAAGGGCTTGGTCGAGATACCGGTCCTCGGTGGGGACAAGTCCTTCTCTTGGGGCGTCTGGGTTTCTCTGAGTCGAGACAACTACGCCCGTGCGGTGGAAAGGTGGAACACGCCCGGCCGCGAAGCAGAGAAGCCGTACTTCGGCTGGCTGACTACTGAGCTGAGCCTGTACTCGCCCAGCACCCTCGATCTGAAGACGAACGCCCACACTCGTCCTGTCGGTCAGCGTCCCTTCATCGAGCTGGAGCCGACGGACCACCCCTTGGCAGTCGAACAGCGCACCGGTGTCACCATGGACCGCGTGCGGGAGATCGCGGAGATCGCTCTCCACCCGGGCGTCCGCCACTGA
- a CDS encoding SCO3933 family regulatory protein — MATLPIDTAKFTAIICAVPPAPRVANRETGQLRVDRDTGRTVFQVGLCLMSGGGADVVNVSVVGEPSGVQLGMPVQVRDLVATPWENEGRHGIAFRASEIRPLAATATSGKGAAQ, encoded by the coding sequence GTGGCAACACTTCCGATCGACACCGCCAAGTTCACGGCGATCATCTGCGCGGTGCCCCCGGCTCCGCGTGTCGCCAACCGGGAGACCGGACAGCTTCGCGTGGACCGGGACACCGGGCGCACCGTCTTCCAGGTCGGGCTGTGCCTGATGTCCGGGGGAGGGGCCGACGTGGTGAACGTCAGCGTGGTCGGCGAGCCGTCCGGCGTGCAGCTCGGGATGCCCGTGCAGGTGCGGGACCTCGTGGCCACCCCGTGGGAGAACGAGGGGCGGCACGGCATCGCCTTCCGCGCTTCCGAGATCCGACCGCTCGCCGCCACGGCTACCAGCGGGAAGGGGGCCGCACAGTGA
- a CDS encoding replication initiator, giving the protein MNATPASVAALLTRAAAPDFDAWRRNVLRLDGCTNPIHLVGSAVLVDSATGEVLRSYDSGTYGGRLLVACGNRRASVCPTCARIYRADTYHLIRTGLVGGKSAPVSIGGHPRVFATLTAPGFGAVHTRREREGRVRVCRPRRSGERCPHGTAVGCPVRHTADDPRLGEALCPRCYDYAGAVLWQAFAGRLWHRFVLELRREIARRVGVDRARLAESVRLSYAKVAEYQRRGLVHFHAVIRLDGPDGSESAPPRWATTELLADAVSAAVGRVRLVAPGAPVVGRRTLRFGAQVDVRPIAEFGAGQLTSAAVAGYIAKYATKGAEAAGAVDGRIRNARELVLLPVRRHVLRAVATCWWLGGLPDFEPLGLRRWAHMLGYGGHFSTKSRRYSTTLTALRAARADHRAEEQRVGLGLGDRSTATVGNWRYAGRGYSPEAALLAASVRAGGGRDGGA; this is encoded by the coding sequence ATGAACGCCACCCCCGCGAGCGTGGCAGCCCTCCTCACCCGGGCCGCCGCCCCGGACTTCGACGCCTGGCGCCGCAACGTCCTGCGTCTCGACGGGTGCACCAACCCGATTCACCTGGTCGGGTCCGCGGTTCTCGTCGACTCCGCGACCGGCGAGGTGCTGAGGTCGTACGACTCCGGCACTTACGGCGGCCGGCTACTGGTCGCGTGCGGTAACAGGCGGGCGAGCGTCTGCCCGACCTGCGCGCGTATCTACCGGGCCGACACGTACCACCTGATCCGGACCGGGCTCGTCGGCGGCAAGTCGGCTCCCGTTTCGATCGGCGGGCACCCGCGGGTGTTCGCAACGCTGACCGCTCCCGGGTTCGGGGCCGTCCACACGCGGCGAGAGCGGGAGGGTCGGGTACGGGTCTGCCGACCGCGTCGGTCGGGGGAGCGCTGCCCGCACGGGACGGCGGTCGGCTGCCCGGTACGGCACACGGCCGATGATCCGCGGCTCGGGGAGGCGCTGTGCCCGCGCTGCTACGACTACGCCGGCGCCGTGCTCTGGCAGGCGTTCGCCGGTCGGCTCTGGCATCGCTTCGTCCTGGAGTTGCGTCGAGAGATCGCTCGACGGGTCGGCGTCGACCGTGCGCGGTTGGCGGAGTCGGTCCGGCTGTCGTACGCGAAGGTCGCGGAGTACCAGCGGCGTGGCCTCGTCCACTTCCACGCTGTGATCCGACTCGACGGCCCGGACGGTTCCGAGTCGGCTCCGCCCCGTTGGGCGACCACCGAACTCCTCGCCGACGCCGTGTCGGCTGCGGTCGGTCGGGTTCGGCTGGTTGCTCCCGGTGCACCGGTCGTCGGGCGGCGGACCCTGCGGTTCGGGGCTCAGGTCGACGTGCGACCGATCGCGGAGTTCGGCGCCGGGCAGCTCACTTCGGCCGCTGTGGCGGGCTACATCGCCAAGTACGCGACCAAAGGTGCGGAGGCTGCCGGCGCGGTCGACGGACGTATCCGCAATGCCCGGGAGTTGGTTCTCCTGCCGGTACGGCGACACGTCCTCCGAGCTGTGGCTACGTGCTGGTGGCTCGGCGGCCTGCCCGACTTCGAACCGCTCGGCCTGCGCCGCTGGGCCCACATGCTCGGGTACGGCGGCCACTTCTCCACCAAGTCCCGCCGCTACTCGACCACCCTCACGGCGCTGCGGGCTGCCCGCGCCGACCATCGGGCGGAGGAACAGCGCGTCGGGCTCGGCCTCGGGGATCGCTCTACCGCCACGGTCGGGAACTGGCGCTACGCCGGCCGCGGCTACTCGCCGGAGGCGGCTCTCCTCGCCGCCTCTGTACGGGCAGGAGGTGGCCGGGATGGTGGCGCGTGA
- the thrC gene encoding threonine synthase, with product MSGTHQWRGIIEEYRDRLPVGVDTPVVSLLEGGTPLVPAQVLSERTGCDVLLKVEGANPTGSFKDRGMTMAISKAKEAGAQAVICASTGNTSASAAAYAVRAGMVCAVLVPRGKIALGKMGQALVHGSRILQVDGNFDDCLDLARGLSEKYPVALVNSVNPVRIEGQKTAAFEIVDALGDAPDIHVLPVGNAGNITAYWKGYREYAADGFASRTPRMWGFQAAGSAPIVNGAPVREPQTIATAIRIGNPASWQLAEQARDESGGLIEAVTDRQILAAYRLLAGKEGVFVEPASAASVAGLLKAVDEGRVDPGQRIVCTVTGNGLKDPDWAVAGAPQPITVPVDADAAATELGLA from the coding sequence ATGTCCGGCACCCACCAGTGGCGGGGCATCATCGAGGAGTACCGCGACCGCCTGCCGGTGGGCGTGGACACCCCGGTGGTCTCGCTGCTGGAGGGTGGCACTCCGCTCGTGCCGGCCCAGGTGCTCTCCGAGCGCACCGGGTGCGACGTCCTGCTCAAGGTCGAAGGGGCCAACCCCACCGGGTCCTTCAAGGACCGCGGCATGACCATGGCGATCTCCAAGGCGAAGGAGGCCGGCGCCCAGGCGGTCATCTGCGCCTCCACCGGCAACACCTCCGCCTCCGCCGCCGCGTACGCGGTACGGGCCGGGATGGTCTGCGCCGTGCTGGTGCCGCGGGGCAAGATCGCGCTCGGCAAGATGGGCCAGGCGCTGGTGCACGGCAGCCGCATCCTCCAGGTCGACGGCAACTTCGACGACTGCCTCGACCTCGCCCGCGGTCTCAGCGAGAAGTACCCGGTCGCGCTGGTCAACTCGGTGAACCCGGTGCGGATCGAGGGGCAGAAGACCGCGGCGTTCGAGATCGTGGACGCGCTCGGCGACGCGCCCGACATCCATGTGCTCCCGGTGGGCAACGCGGGCAACATCACCGCGTACTGGAAGGGCTACCGCGAATACGCCGCCGACGGCTTCGCCAGCCGCACACCGCGGATGTGGGGCTTCCAGGCGGCCGGTTCGGCCCCGATCGTCAACGGCGCGCCGGTGCGCGAGCCGCAGACCATCGCCACGGCGATCAGGATCGGCAACCCCGCGTCCTGGCAGCTCGCCGAGCAGGCCCGCGACGAGTCGGGCGGCCTCATCGAAGCGGTGACGGACCGTCAGATCCTCGCGGCCTACCGGCTGCTGGCCGGCAAGGAGGGCGTCTTCGTCGAGCCCGCCTCCGCCGCGTCCGTGGCCGGCCTGCTCAAGGCCGTGGACGAGGGCCGCGTCGATCCCGGCCAGCGCATCGTCTGCACGGTCACCGGGAACGGGCTCAAGGACCCCGACTGGGCCGTCGCCGGCGCCCCCCAGCCCATCACGGTCCCCGTCGACGCGGACGCCGCCGCGACGGAACTGGGCCTCGCCTGA
- the lysA gene encoding diaminopimelate decarboxylase, which yields MSRSAHPAGPRHADVLPEGHYAGPPADLNSLDPRIWSRTVTRNADGVAEVAGLDVRDLAAEYGTPAYFLDEADFRARCRAWRSAFGHEADVFYAGKAFLSRAVVKWLHEEGMNLDVCSGTELAVALAAGMPAERIALHGNNKSSAEIERAVREGVGRIVLDSFQEIARVAAEATRQGRRQRVQIRVTVGVEAHTHEFIATAHEDQKFGIGLADGQAAEAVRRVLRLDSLDLVGIHSHIGSQIFDMAGFEVAARRVVSLLAEVRDEHGVELPEIDLGGGLGIAYTPEDDPREPQEIAKALGEIVARECDAARLTPPRLSVEPGRAIVGPTAFTLYEVGTIKPLDGLRTYVSVDGGMSDNIRTALYDAEYSVALVSRTSTAEPMLARVVGKHCESGDIVVKDAFLPADLAPGDLIAVPATGAYCRAMASNYNHALRPPVVAVADGQARVIVRRETEEDLLRLDVG from the coding sequence GTGAGCCGTTCCGCACACCCCGCCGGCCCCCGCCACGCCGATGTCCTGCCCGAAGGGCACTACGCCGGCCCGCCCGCCGACCTCAACTCCCTCGACCCGCGGATCTGGTCGCGCACCGTGACCCGTAACGCCGACGGCGTCGCGGAGGTCGCAGGGCTGGACGTACGCGACCTCGCCGCCGAGTACGGCACGCCCGCGTACTTCCTGGACGAGGCCGACTTCCGGGCCCGGTGCCGCGCCTGGCGGTCGGCCTTCGGGCACGAGGCCGACGTGTTCTACGCCGGCAAGGCGTTCCTCTCCCGCGCCGTGGTGAAGTGGCTGCACGAGGAGGGCATGAACCTCGACGTCTGCTCGGGCACCGAACTCGCGGTGGCGCTGGCGGCGGGGATGCCCGCCGAGCGGATCGCGCTGCACGGCAACAACAAGAGCTCCGCGGAGATCGAGCGGGCGGTGCGCGAGGGCGTCGGCCGGATCGTGCTGGACTCCTTCCAGGAGATCGCCCGGGTCGCCGCGGAGGCCACCCGGCAGGGCCGCCGGCAGCGGGTGCAGATCCGGGTGACCGTCGGGGTCGAGGCGCACACCCACGAGTTCATCGCGACCGCGCACGAGGACCAGAAGTTCGGCATCGGCCTGGCCGACGGGCAGGCCGCCGAGGCGGTGCGCCGGGTGCTCCGGCTCGACAGCCTCGACCTGGTCGGCATCCACAGCCACATCGGCTCGCAGATCTTCGACATGGCCGGGTTCGAGGTGGCCGCCCGCCGGGTGGTGTCGCTGCTGGCCGAGGTCCGCGACGAGCACGGCGTGGAACTGCCGGAGATCGACCTCGGCGGCGGCCTGGGCATCGCGTACACCCCGGAGGACGACCCGCGCGAGCCGCAGGAGATCGCGAAGGCGCTCGGCGAGATCGTGGCGCGGGAGTGCGACGCGGCGCGGCTGACCCCGCCGCGGCTGTCGGTCGAGCCGGGCCGGGCGATCGTCGGGCCGACCGCGTTCACGCTCTACGAGGTCGGCACCATCAAGCCGCTCGACGGCCTGCGGACGTACGTCAGCGTCGACGGGGGCATGTCCGACAACATCCGCACCGCGCTCTACGACGCCGAGTACAGCGTCGCGCTGGTCTCGCGCACCAGCACCGCCGAGCCGATGCTGGCGCGGGTGGTCGGCAAGCACTGCGAGAGCGGGGACATCGTGGTCAAGGACGCGTTCCTGCCGGCCGACCTCGCGCCGGGGGACCTGATCGCGGTGCCCGCGACCGGGGCGTACTGCCGGGCGATGGCCAGCAACTACAACCACGCGCTGCGGCCGCCGGTGGTCGCGGTCGCGGACGGGCAGGCGCGGGTGATCGTCCGCCGCGAGACGGAGGAGGACCTGCTTCGCCTCGATGTCGGCTGA
- a CDS encoding homoserine dehydrogenase, protein MMRTRPLKVALLGCGVVGSEVTRIITTQADDLAARIGAPIELAGIAVRRPNKVRDGVPAELLTTDATALVKRGDIDVVVEVIGGIEPVRTLITTAFEHGASVVSANKALLAADGASLHAKAVEHGVDLYYEAAVAGAIPLIRPLRESLAGDRVNRVLGIVNGTTNFILDKMDSTGAGYSEALDEATALGYAEADPTADVEGFDAAAKAAILAGIAFHTRVTIDDVHREGLTEVTAADIASARKMGCTVKMLAICERSTDGRSVTARVHPAMIPLSHPLASVREAYNAVFVEAEAAGRLMFYGPGAGGAPTASAVLGDLVTACRNKLAATIGAGESAYTRLPVSPMGDVVTRYHISLDVADKPGVLAQVATVFAEHDVSIGTVRQQGRNQGSGDDAAVEQSGGGQREGGEASLVVVTHRATDAALSATVASLRELDTVRGVASIMRVEGE, encoded by the coding sequence ATGATGCGTACGCGTCCGCTGAAGGTGGCGCTCCTGGGGTGCGGTGTGGTCGGCTCCGAGGTCACGCGCATCATCACGACGCAGGCGGACGACCTCGCCGCGCGGATCGGTGCCCCGATCGAGCTGGCCGGGATCGCGGTCCGCCGCCCCAACAAGGTGCGCGACGGCGTTCCCGCCGAACTGCTCACCACCGATGCCACCGCGCTGGTCAAACGCGGCGACATCGACGTCGTGGTCGAGGTGATCGGCGGTATCGAGCCGGTCCGCACCCTGATCACCACCGCGTTCGAGCACGGCGCCTCGGTGGTCTCGGCGAACAAGGCGCTGCTCGCCGCCGACGGCGCGAGCCTGCACGCCAAGGCCGTCGAGCACGGTGTCGACCTGTACTACGAGGCCGCGGTGGCCGGCGCGATCCCGCTGATCAGGCCGCTGCGCGAGTCGCTGGCCGGCGACCGGGTCAACCGGGTGCTGGGCATCGTCAACGGCACCACCAACTTCATCCTCGACAAGATGGACTCCACCGGCGCCGGCTACAGCGAGGCGCTGGACGAGGCCACCGCGCTCGGTTACGCCGAGGCCGACCCCACCGCCGACGTGGAGGGCTTCGACGCCGCCGCGAAGGCGGCGATCCTGGCCGGCATCGCCTTCCACACCCGCGTCACCATCGACGACGTGCACCGCGAGGGCCTGACCGAGGTGACCGCCGCCGACATCGCCTCCGCGCGCAAGATGGGCTGCACGGTCAAGATGCTCGCGATCTGCGAGCGCAGCACCGACGGCCGCTCGGTCACCGCCCGAGTGCACCCGGCGATGATCCCGCTCAGCCACCCCCTCGCCTCGGTCCGCGAGGCGTACAACGCCGTCTTCGTCGAGGCGGAGGCGGCCGGCCGGTTGATGTTCTACGGTCCTGGCGCCGGTGGCGCGCCCACCGCCTCCGCCGTTCTCGGCGACCTGGTGACGGCCTGCCGCAACAAACTCGCCGCTACCATCGGAGCAGGCGAGTCCGCGTACACGCGACTGCCGGTCAGCCCCATGGGGGATGTGGTCACCCGTTACCACATCAGCCTTGACGTGGCGGACAAACCGGGCGTCCTGGCTCAGGTCGCGACGGTGTTCGCCGAGCACGACGTGTCGATCGGCACGGTGCGCCAGCAGGGCAGGAACCAAGGCAGCGGCGACGACGCCGCCGTCGAGCAGAGCGGTGGCGGGCAGCGCGAGGGCGGCGAGGCATCGCTCGTCGTCGTCACCCACCGTGCGACGGACGCCGCCCTCTCGGCGACCGTCGCCAGTCTGCGCGAACTCGACACCGTACGCGGCGTGGCCAGCATCATGCGCGTGGAAGGGGAGTAG
- a CDS encoding tyrosine-type recombinase/integrase: MKSYKVSVWKISENKTTKRLTYIVRWVVGGQTFSESHKTKALADRFRSKLLRAVEKGEPFDTVSGLPDSLRGGKAALSFLDLVLRYLDHRWADASAKHRDSMTDALAVVVPVPVKATRGRPSPEVLRRALRSYVLPPPRRKRERPTEIVAAVAWIEKASLPVAELGELSRVHELIDALGRKLDGQPAATQTYRRRRAVVFNALEYAVELEVLPSNPLTRVRRKRGKRAVQEVDRRVVVNPRQARELLTAVTYVGRYDRASGRRLRAFFGCLYYAAMRPGEALGLRRSDCTLPRTGWGRIELTETRPTAGKAWTDSGEAHDRRGLKQREKGEARVVPIPPPLVVLLRDHVEEFGTADDGRLFQSEYGNVVAASSYSRAWKQARELAFTPSQAASVMAARPYDLRHAGVSQWLNSGVPAPEVAARAGHSVDVLLRIYAKCIDGQEAEMNDRIMQGLGEADGLAH; encoded by the coding sequence GTGAAGTCGTACAAGGTCTCCGTCTGGAAGATCAGCGAGAACAAGACCACGAAGCGGCTGACCTACATCGTGCGCTGGGTGGTGGGCGGCCAGACGTTCAGCGAGTCACACAAGACGAAGGCGCTCGCGGACCGCTTCCGGTCGAAGCTGCTGCGGGCGGTGGAGAAGGGCGAGCCGTTCGACACAGTCTCTGGACTGCCGGATTCTCTGCGAGGTGGCAAGGCTGCGCTGTCGTTCCTCGATCTGGTCTTGCGCTACCTGGACCACCGTTGGGCGGACGCGTCGGCCAAGCACCGGGACAGCATGACCGACGCCCTGGCCGTGGTTGTGCCCGTCCCGGTCAAGGCGACGCGTGGCCGCCCGTCGCCTGAGGTGCTGCGTCGAGCGCTGCGCTCGTACGTGCTGCCTCCGCCGCGGCGCAAGCGGGAGCGGCCGACGGAGATCGTGGCGGCCGTCGCCTGGATCGAAAAGGCGTCGTTACCGGTGGCCGAACTGGGAGAGCTGTCGCGGGTGCACGAATTGATCGATGCGCTCGGGCGGAAGCTGGACGGTCAGCCGGCGGCTACGCAGACGTACCGTCGTCGCCGGGCGGTCGTCTTCAACGCGCTGGAGTACGCGGTCGAATTGGAGGTGCTGCCGTCCAACCCCCTCACCCGGGTTCGTCGTAAGCGCGGGAAGCGAGCGGTCCAGGAGGTGGACCGTCGGGTCGTGGTCAACCCGCGCCAGGCCCGCGAACTCCTCACCGCCGTGACTTACGTGGGTCGCTACGACCGGGCCAGCGGGCGTCGGCTCCGGGCGTTCTTCGGCTGCCTGTACTACGCGGCCATGCGCCCGGGGGAGGCGCTGGGACTCCGCCGCTCGGACTGCACTCTTCCGCGAACGGGTTGGGGCCGCATCGAGTTGACGGAGACCCGGCCCACGGCGGGTAAGGCGTGGACGGATTCGGGCGAGGCACACGACCGCCGCGGCCTGAAACAGCGGGAGAAGGGGGAGGCGCGCGTCGTCCCGATTCCGCCTCCGCTGGTGGTCCTGCTCCGGGACCACGTGGAGGAGTTCGGTACGGCGGATGACGGTCGGCTCTTCCAGAGCGAGTACGGCAACGTGGTGGCGGCGTCCTCGTACTCCCGAGCCTGGAAGCAGGCCCGGGAGCTGGCTTTCACCCCGAGCCAGGCAGCATCGGTCATGGCGGCTCGCCCGTACGACCTCCGTCACGCGGGCGTCTCCCAGTGGCTCAACTCGGGAGTGCCAGCGCCAGAGGTCGCAGCGCGGGCTGGCCACTCGGTGGACGTGCTCCTCAGGATCTACGCCAAGTGCATTGACGGCCAGGAGGCCGAGATGAACGATCGGATCATGCAGGGGCTAGGGGAGGCGGACGGCCTGGCCCACTGA
- a CDS encoding helix-turn-helix transcriptional regulator, with the protein MVARERRADLLTVREVLDELGGVSRRTFYRWRELGLAPSCIRLPNGELRVRRTVLNAWLEDRAEGAA; encoded by the coding sequence ATGGTGGCGCGTGAGCGGAGAGCCGACCTGCTGACCGTCCGGGAGGTGCTGGACGAGTTGGGCGGCGTCTCCCGGCGAACGTTCTACCGCTGGCGGGAGTTGGGCCTCGCTCCGAGCTGCATCCGACTGCCGAACGGAGAGCTGCGGGTCCGGCGGACGGTGCTGAACGCGTGGCTGGAGGACCGGGCGGAGGGAGCCGCGTGA